Proteins from a genomic interval of Paenibacillus lentus:
- a CDS encoding LLM class flavin-dependent oxidoreductase: MEIGISTFVETSPDVHTGEVMSHAQRLREVVEEIVLADKVGLDVYGVGEHHRKDYAASSPAVVLAAAAAQTKRIRLTSAVTVLSSDDPVRVFQDFATLDGISNGRAEIMAGRGSFIESFPLFGYDLQDYDELFEEKLDLLLKICESEKVTWSGNHRPAIHNLGVYPRPVQNPLPVWIGSGGNQESVIRAGLLGLPLVLAIIGGRPIQFAPLVQLYKRAAIQAGHDVSKLPIASHSHGFVGEDTETAADKFFPSTQASMNVIGRERGWGHYDRSSFDAARSPEGALFVGDPETVAQKIINLRKHVGITRFFLHVPLGTMPHEDVMRAIELLGTEVAPRVREEVARWEAENEGNI; this comes from the coding sequence ATGGAAATAGGCATAAGTACTTTTGTAGAGACGTCGCCGGACGTACATACCGGCGAGGTAATGAGTCATGCTCAGCGACTGCGCGAGGTGGTAGAAGAAATTGTACTGGCTGATAAAGTCGGGCTGGACGTCTATGGTGTGGGCGAGCATCACCGAAAGGACTATGCAGCATCATCTCCGGCCGTCGTGTTGGCTGCGGCCGCGGCTCAGACGAAGCGGATTCGTCTAACGAGCGCGGTGACCGTACTTTCTTCTGATGACCCGGTTCGGGTGTTTCAGGATTTCGCCACGCTCGACGGAATTTCGAACGGGCGGGCGGAAATTATGGCAGGGCGGGGTTCTTTTATCGAGTCTTTCCCGCTCTTCGGTTACGATTTGCAGGACTACGACGAGTTGTTCGAGGAGAAGCTGGATTTGCTGCTCAAAATATGCGAGTCTGAGAAGGTCACCTGGAGCGGAAATCATCGTCCGGCAATTCATAACCTGGGCGTCTATCCCCGTCCGGTTCAGAATCCGTTGCCCGTATGGATCGGCAGCGGAGGTAACCAGGAATCGGTGATTCGTGCCGGGCTGCTTGGACTGCCGCTCGTGCTGGCGATTATCGGCGGACGCCCCATTCAGTTCGCCCCGCTCGTGCAGCTGTATAAGCGGGCAGCGATCCAGGCCGGACATGACGTATCCAAGCTACCGATTGCTTCTCACTCCCATGGCTTTGTCGGGGAGGATACGGAGACAGCGGCTGATAAGTTCTTTCCCTCTACACAGGCGAGCATGAATGTGATTGGCCGTGAGCGGGGGTGGGGCCATTACGACCGTTCCAGCTTCGATGCCGCACGGAGTCCAGAGGGGGCGCTGTTCGTTGGCGATCCTGAGACGGTGGCTCAGAAGATTATTAACTTGCGCAAGCATGTAGGGATTACCCGTTTCTTTCTGCACGTACCACTTGGTACGATGCCGCATGAGGATGTAATGAGAGCTATCGAGCTGCTGGGCACCGAGGTGGCGCCGCGGGTGCGCGAGGAGGTTGCTCGCTGGGAAGCGGAGAACGAGGGGAACATTTAA
- a CDS encoding pentapeptide repeat-containing protein, with protein MRSRQRSSLQADCENCFGLCCAALPYAASVDFAIDKNAGQPCPNLQPDFRCGIHQSLRQRGFRGCTVYDCFGAGQQVSQVTFRGRDWRRHPDTAQTMFEVFLVMWQLHELLWYLSEVLTIRLARSIHEDIRAALGETEQLTHLDAEALLKLDVAAYRAEVNKLLLRASELVRSTVIQSSKGTAARRKGFVRGADLIGAKLKDADLRAANLRGAYLIAADLRGADLRGADLIGADLRDADLRGADLTDSIFLTQAQINSAKGNAYTKLPSAIGRPAHWLLPSG; from the coding sequence ATGCGTTCTAGGCAAAGGTCAAGTCTGCAAGCCGACTGTGAGAACTGCTTCGGGCTATGCTGCGCTGCGCTTCCTTATGCGGCTTCGGTTGATTTTGCGATCGATAAGAATGCTGGACAGCCCTGCCCGAATCTACAGCCTGATTTTCGCTGCGGCATTCACCAGAGTCTGAGGCAGCGGGGCTTTCGGGGCTGCACGGTATATGACTGCTTCGGTGCAGGCCAACAGGTCTCCCAGGTGACTTTTCGGGGCCGGGATTGGCGGCGGCATCCGGATACAGCCCAGACGATGTTCGAAGTGTTCCTGGTGATGTGGCAGCTTCATGAGCTCTTATGGTACCTGTCCGAGGTGCTGACTATTCGGCTTGCACGCTCTATTCATGAGGATATTCGGGCAGCGCTTGGAGAGACGGAACAACTGACCCATCTCGATGCCGAAGCTCTGTTGAAATTGGATGTAGCTGCATATCGAGCTGAAGTGAACAAGCTGCTCCTGCGAGCTAGTGAGCTTGTGAGGTCAACAGTAATACAATCGTCGAAGGGCACGGCTGCACGGCGGAAGGGATTTGTCCGAGGTGCCGATCTGATCGGGGCTAAGCTTAAAGACGCTGACCTTCGGGCTGCGAATTTACGAGGAGCGTACCTGATTGCCGCCGACCTGCGGGGCGCAGATTTGAGAGGAGCGGATCTCATCGGCGCGGACTTGCGGGATGCCGATCTTCGAGGCGCCGATCTTACGGATAGTATTTTCCTCACCCAGGCTCAGATCAATTCTGCGAAGGGCAATGCCTACACTAAGCTGCCGTCGGCTATCGGCAGGCCAGCGCATTGGTTGTTGCCTTCCGGGTAG
- a CDS encoding zinc ribbon domain-containing protein YjdM, translated as MSLPNCPKCSSEYTYEDRDLLVCPECGHEWSASGGAEEEEGRVVKDANGNILKDGDSVTVIKDLKVKGSSSVIKIGTKVKNIRLVEGDHDIDCKIDGFGAMKLKSEFVKKI; from the coding sequence ATGTCATTGCCTAATTGCCCGAAATGTAGTTCAGAATATACATATGAAGATAGAGATTTGTTGGTATGCCCGGAATGCGGCCATGAATGGTCAGCAAGCGGAGGTGCCGAGGAAGAGGAGGGCAGAGTCGTGAAGGATGCCAATGGTAATATCCTGAAAGATGGCGATTCTGTTACTGTCATCAAAGATTTGAAGGTGAAAGGAAGCTCATCGGTGATCAAAATCGGCACGAAGGTGAAGAACATCCGGCTCGTTGAAGGAGATCATGATATCGATTGCAAAATTGATGGGTTCGGAGCAATGAAGCTGAAGTCGGAGTTTGTGAAGAAAATTTAA
- a CDS encoding TerC family protein has translation MDISILLEYGWVLLLLVALEGLLAADNALVLAIMVKHLPDAERKKALFYGLAGAFVFRLASLFIISFLVDVWQIQAIGALYLLFISINHIIKKVFIKKTDTKVEKERKKSGFWMTVLKVEVADIAFAVDSILAAVAMAMTLPDTPLPAIGGMDGAKFIVVFAGGLIGVIIMRFAANMFVKLLNSRPGLEIAAFAIVGWVGVKLAVLTLGHEDVGIISHEFAHSTAWKLTFYIVLVVIGAAGWFLSKEKKPSSVVGH, from the coding sequence ATGGATATTTCAATTTTACTGGAATATGGTTGGGTCTTATTATTATTAGTCGCTCTAGAGGGTTTGCTGGCCGCGGATAATGCGCTGGTGCTGGCGATCATGGTCAAGCATCTGCCGGATGCGGAGAGAAAGAAGGCTTTGTTCTATGGGCTTGCAGGTGCTTTTGTGTTCCGGCTGGCCTCGTTGTTCATTATTTCTTTTCTGGTGGACGTATGGCAGATTCAAGCGATCGGTGCACTGTATTTATTATTTATTTCAATCAATCACATCATCAAAAAAGTGTTCATTAAGAAAACAGATACTAAGGTAGAGAAGGAAAGGAAGAAATCCGGCTTCTGGATGACGGTTCTTAAAGTCGAAGTGGCGGATATTGCGTTCGCTGTTGACTCGATTTTAGCGGCTGTCGCGATGGCCATGACGCTTCCAGATACGCCGCTTCCGGCAATCGGAGGTATGGACGGCGCCAAGTTTATCGTCGTGTTTGCCGGGGGGCTAATTGGAGTGATCATCATGCGGTTTGCGGCCAATATGTTCGTCAAATTGCTTAATTCCAGACCAGGCCTTGAAATTGCCGCCTTTGCGATTGTTGGCTGGGTCGGCGTTAAGCTTGCCGTTTTGACACTGGGCCATGAGGACGTAGGTATCATATCTCACGAGTTTGCCCATTCAACGGCGTGGAAGTTGACTTTCTATATTGTGCTTGTTGTGATTGGGGCTGCGGGCTGGTTCCTCTCCAAAGAGAAGAAGCCGTCATCCGTAGTTGGGCACTAA
- a CDS encoding amino acid permease: protein MSQERTQANEQEQGALQKKLMPRHITFMAMGGVIGTGIFKGSYETISIAGPGIVISYVLAGLLLLIVMAALAEMAMVYPNRNMKDFIREAFGERLSFIIGWLYCFMWLTVCVIEVLAAGSFLQYWLPDAPLWLLTLGCAVIVLGINMLSVSGFGEAEFWLAGIKIGMIIIFIVLGVLILSGVWAVEGTSGLHNLVDYGGFLPNGWMAIIAALLVVMFSYGGSELIGLTLTETKDVDKVLPKVVKSFILRVILFYTLPILIICSLIPWNQLNSESSPFVQVLASTGLAGSAHVMNFILVTAVLSAANSGIYGATRMLYSMAASGEASAYLGRTTKRGVPMNSLKLCAVVLIGGAVLAYLFQDGLFRFLMAVPGFVVLLVWICICLSQLKLRRSYPVQPSFRVWGFPYITILATVSLTVIAILFLFDRQNVLSIGACLVFLLFLYLWSLVKFKNTRR, encoded by the coding sequence ATGTCTCAGGAGAGGACACAAGCAAACGAACAAGAGCAGGGGGCACTTCAAAAGAAGCTAATGCCTCGACATATCACTTTTATGGCTATGGGCGGGGTTATTGGTACAGGAATATTTAAAGGAAGCTATGAAACGATCAGCATTGCCGGGCCGGGAATCGTAATTTCATACGTGTTGGCGGGCTTGCTGCTGCTTATTGTCATGGCCGCCCTTGCGGAGATGGCCATGGTGTATCCGAATCGCAATATGAAGGATTTTATTCGGGAGGCGTTCGGCGAACGTCTGTCTTTTATTATCGGATGGCTGTATTGCTTTATGTGGCTGACCGTGTGCGTAATCGAGGTGCTTGCGGCGGGCAGCTTCTTGCAATACTGGCTCCCGGATGCGCCGCTATGGCTGTTGACCTTGGGCTGTGCGGTAATCGTACTGGGGATAAATATGCTGAGCGTTAGCGGCTTTGGAGAAGCGGAGTTTTGGCTGGCGGGCATCAAAATTGGCATGATTATTATTTTTATCGTGCTGGGCGTCTTGATCCTGTCTGGCGTATGGGCTGTAGAGGGGACGAGCGGGCTGCATAATTTGGTGGATTACGGCGGCTTCCTGCCGAACGGCTGGATGGCAATCATTGCTGCATTGTTGGTGGTGATGTTCTCTTACGGCGGGTCGGAGCTGATCGGTCTTACCTTGACGGAAACGAAGGATGTAGACAAGGTATTGCCGAAGGTCGTGAAGAGCTTTATTTTGCGGGTCATTCTATTCTATACGCTGCCGATTCTGATCATTTGCAGCTTGATTCCTTGGAATCAATTGAATAGCGAGAGCAGTCCCTTTGTTCAGGTGCTTGCCAGCACGGGGCTTGCGGGATCGGCGCATGTAATGAATTTTATTCTGGTGACTGCGGTATTGTCTGCGGCGAACTCCGGGATTTACGGTGCTACGCGCATGCTGTATTCGATGGCTGCGAGCGGAGAAGCATCGGCCTACCTTGGCCGCACAACGAAACGGGGAGTACCCATGAACAGTCTCAAGCTGTGTGCGGTGGTATTAATCGGGGGCGCCGTACTAGCCTACCTTTTTCAAGATGGGTTATTCCGCTTTTTGATGGCGGTGCCGGGGTTTGTCGTGCTGCTGGTCTGGATTTGTATCTGTCTGTCTCAGCTCAAGCTGCGACGCAGCTACCCGGTACAGCCGAGCTTTCGGGTGTGGGGCTTCCCTTATATTACGATTTTGGCGACAGTGAGTCTGACGGTGATTGCTATACTGTTCCTTTTTGATCGTCAAAATGTGCTGAGTATCGGGGCCTGTCTGGTGTTCTTGCTATTCCTGTATCTTTGGTCGTTGGTCAAATTTAAGAACACCCGGCGGTAG
- a CDS encoding NAD(P)H-dependent oxidoreductase → MNILIIYTHPNHQSLNYAFLQEVIRGSRENTAIKEVKVLDLYEEGFNPVLVFNEHKRRRDMHADPALAIYRDQLTWADKIVFIYPIWWGRPPAMLLGYIDQMFASGFAYRDNGGIFPEGLLRGKSVVCISTMKGPTHYPLFWLNNAHKSLMRKALCNYVGIKKVKFFEFGNMESPRGKQKEKLERVYRYFRQV, encoded by the coding sequence ATGAATATACTAATCATATATACGCATCCGAATCATCAAAGCTTGAATTATGCTTTTTTGCAGGAAGTCATTCGGGGCAGCCGGGAGAACACGGCGATTAAGGAGGTCAAGGTACTTGATTTATACGAGGAAGGCTTCAATCCGGTTCTAGTGTTCAATGAACACAAGCGCAGAAGAGATATGCATGCCGATCCGGCGCTTGCCATTTATCGGGACCAGCTCACCTGGGCGGACAAGATTGTATTCATTTATCCAATTTGGTGGGGGCGTCCTCCAGCCATGCTGCTCGGGTACATTGACCAGATGTTTGCTTCAGGGTTTGCGTACAGGGATAACGGCGGAATCTTTCCAGAGGGATTGCTCAGAGGGAAATCCGTGGTTTGCATCTCGACCATGAAGGGGCCGACCCATTATCCGCTGTTTTGGCTTAATAATGCTCACAAATCACTGATGCGCAAAGCGTTGTGTAACTATGTTGGCATCAAGAAGGTGAAGTTCTTCGAATTCGGTAATATGGAGAGCCCCAGAGGGAAGCAGAAGGAGAAGCTGGAGAGGGTGTACCGGTATTTTAGGCAGGTCTAG
- a CDS encoding methyl-accepting chemotaxis protein, producing the protein MKRQLNPFSIIVSKLRYNMKFIVVSLLFLIPIVILLYGFISENMAKLKENRNDHYGIERVNEVMPLMLQVQQHRGLMNGYLNGNTSVGADIQSRQADIADTIARLNQLLEASTTPDSVGKWQEILEDWEALRTTAETLEPGVNFQQHTELIEKIRQLMMSISDETGLSLSNDISTYYMMNMLVNELPQLIENSAVIRGLGNGALSSGQLDDETRIQLLLAEAQTYSAVVSLEKSLANVIRETDLLNEQLVVKAEAAVKSIKSYLSVLELDILNAKSFILKPEEFFDFGTATIEIADELYGLSYSEMNRLLDQQRSRLQTYNAVVMTTTAAILVLVILFYGAFYRNVIDTVGALKIRAEEMASGDFSKDIQVNTKDELSDVSQAMILMQQDMNRIFGHNQEISERTAASSEELMAISQESTQAMQQIAASVQDVSEGTELQRRTIGEVSTAMGEMAIGVSRIAEAASEVSDVAIRTNESALHGEEQLTETVEQMKSIKQTQEQSAEVITKLDEHSAQIGKIIQAVVDIAQQTKLLSLNANIEAARAGEAGRGFSVVAQEIGKLAEETTQSGQAISGLLNDIRVLVEEAVASMLEMQQETDQGIITIDKSKLMIDHILENIRIVSEQIQEVSASAEELSAEMEEVTASIAEVALISEKTSGEAETMAAAAEEQLASMEEIEASSAELRDMSQQLQEDLSKFKLKA; encoded by the coding sequence GTGAAGAGGCAGCTAAATCCATTTTCAATCATTGTTTCTAAATTAAGGTATAACATGAAATTCATTGTAGTTAGTTTATTGTTTTTGATTCCCATAGTTATTTTGCTATATGGATTTATATCAGAGAATATGGCTAAATTGAAGGAAAACAGGAATGACCATTATGGGATTGAGCGGGTTAATGAAGTAATGCCGCTCATGCTGCAGGTGCAGCAGCACCGAGGGCTAATGAACGGTTATCTGAATGGGAACACATCAGTTGGAGCGGACATCCAATCCCGTCAGGCTGATATTGCGGATACTATAGCTAGGCTGAATCAACTTCTGGAAGCTTCAACAACTCCAGATAGCGTAGGAAAATGGCAGGAAATCCTTGAAGATTGGGAGGCGCTGCGAACAACCGCTGAAACGTTGGAGCCCGGGGTTAACTTTCAACAGCATACTGAGCTTATTGAGAAGATCAGACAGCTGATGATGAGCATCTCCGATGAGACGGGGTTATCCTTGTCTAATGATATTAGTACTTATTATATGATGAATATGCTGGTCAATGAGCTTCCCCAGCTGATAGAGAATTCTGCGGTGATTCGCGGCCTGGGGAACGGCGCGCTCTCTTCAGGGCAGTTGGACGATGAGACTAGAATCCAACTGCTGTTGGCCGAGGCGCAGACATATTCTGCGGTGGTAAGCTTGGAGAAATCGTTAGCTAATGTGATCCGCGAGACCGATCTGCTTAATGAGCAATTGGTCGTCAAGGCGGAGGCTGCCGTGAAATCCATTAAAAGTTACCTTAGCGTTTTGGAACTGGATATTTTGAATGCGAAATCTTTTATATTGAAGCCAGAGGAGTTTTTTGATTTTGGCACAGCGACAATAGAGATCGCCGATGAACTGTACGGCTTATCGTACAGTGAGATGAATCGTCTGTTGGATCAGCAAAGAAGCAGGCTTCAGACCTACAATGCTGTGGTGATGACCACTACGGCGGCTATTCTAGTATTGGTTATTCTGTTCTATGGTGCATTCTATCGCAATGTGATTGATACGGTAGGAGCGTTGAAAATAAGAGCCGAGGAAATGGCGTCAGGGGACTTCTCCAAGGATATTCAGGTCAATACAAAGGACGAGCTGAGCGATGTAAGCCAGGCGATGATTTTGATGCAGCAGGATATGAATCGGATCTTTGGACACAATCAGGAGATTTCTGAACGTACGGCAGCTTCGTCGGAAGAATTGATGGCAATATCCCAGGAGTCTACCCAAGCTATGCAGCAAATTGCGGCATCTGTGCAGGATGTATCGGAAGGCACGGAATTGCAGCGGCGAACGATCGGCGAAGTTTCCACGGCGATGGGCGAGATGGCGATTGGGGTATCCCGTATTGCAGAGGCTGCCTCTGAAGTGTCGGATGTTGCGATAAGAACAAATGAGAGTGCCTTGCACGGTGAAGAGCAGCTTACCGAGACGGTTGAGCAGATGAAGAGTATTAAGCAAACTCAAGAGCAATCAGCTGAGGTCATTACCAAGTTGGATGAGCATTCCGCCCAGATCGGTAAAATCATTCAAGCGGTTGTGGATATCGCTCAGCAGACCAAGCTGCTATCTCTAAATGCGAATATTGAAGCTGCCCGAGCCGGGGAAGCTGGACGGGGCTTTAGCGTCGTCGCCCAGGAGATCGGCAAGCTGGCGGAAGAAACGACGCAATCTGGGCAGGCTATATCCGGTCTCCTCAATGACATCCGGGTACTAGTCGAAGAGGCAGTTGCATCTATGCTGGAAATGCAGCAAGAGACGGATCAAGGCATAATAACAATCGATAAATCTAAGCTGATGATCGACCACATCCTGGAGAATATTAGAATCGTGAGTGAACAAATTCAGGAGGTGTCTGCCTCGGCCGAAGAGCTATCCGCAGAAATGGAGGAGGTAACCGCATCTATTGCGGAAGTAGCTCTCATTTCTGAGAAAACATCTGGCGAAGCCGAAACGATGGCGGCGGCAGCTGAGGAGCAGCTAGCATCCATGGAGGAAATTGAGGCGTCATCAGCAGAGCTACGCGACATGTCACAGCAGCTTCAAGAGGACTTAAGTAAATTTAAACTAAAAGCTTGA
- a CDS encoding polysaccharide deacetylase family protein — MSVQVYQVKLLELHSVHRDSNQSYLRIKLISDQETELLWNVDDWTAKNLQAIIDPEGIYKYRLSFNSSWNSAQNQYVSYLTKTYRDQSERIYFSCSETYVSGLKSLKNNEPLSQIQVQSPLPKSLTPRVSLVRHSVKVNKLNDKLTWSAIGVLSLVFMILFGSSMPTFIYKAASSENTGVTIIESEMNRNIGGYVAGHRAVTVNAQFNTVLNNEPSVPLYKPKEFDEKAEHLENLEDMGTIDAMESVDPILPELPFTELDDLITYSLPKGKVALTFDDGPSKYTEKIADILKEHQAGGTFFFVGKNLNKYPESVQYVKSNGYAIGSHGMNHLELTKLSDVKQKYEIMHPNELIEKLIGEPVVLFRPPYGAKDDSVIDVIRELNHKMVLWDVDTKDWESRDAQKIYNSVAKTNVNGSIILLHESQATLDALPQIIEFLKEQNLDIVNLR, encoded by the coding sequence ATGTCTGTGCAAGTCTATCAAGTGAAGCTATTAGAGCTTCATTCTGTTCATAGAGATTCAAATCAATCGTATTTGCGGATCAAACTGATCTCAGATCAAGAAACTGAGCTGCTATGGAATGTAGATGACTGGACGGCAAAGAACCTGCAGGCCATCATTGATCCTGAAGGAATCTATAAGTACAGATTATCCTTCAACAGCTCGTGGAACTCTGCACAGAATCAGTACGTAAGCTACCTAACCAAAACCTACCGCGATCAAAGTGAGAGAATCTATTTCTCCTGTTCCGAGACCTATGTAAGCGGATTAAAATCCCTGAAAAACAATGAACCACTTAGCCAAATTCAAGTTCAATCCCCCTTGCCTAAGTCTTTGACACCCCGTGTGTCCCTAGTAAGGCATTCAGTAAAGGTCAATAAGCTCAATGACAAATTAACCTGGTCAGCAATCGGCGTGCTGAGCCTCGTTTTCATGATCCTGTTCGGCTCCTCAATGCCTACTTTCATTTATAAAGCAGCCAGCAGCGAAAATACGGGCGTGACGATCATCGAAAGCGAGATGAACCGAAATATCGGTGGGTATGTAGCCGGGCATAGAGCAGTAACCGTCAATGCACAATTCAATACCGTCTTGAATAATGAGCCAAGTGTCCCTCTATACAAGCCTAAGGAGTTTGACGAAAAAGCTGAGCATCTGGAAAATCTCGAGGATATGGGGACCATTGATGCTATGGAGTCTGTTGATCCTATTCTGCCTGAATTACCGTTTACCGAATTAGATGATTTAATTACCTATAGTCTTCCCAAGGGCAAGGTAGCTCTAACATTCGACGACGGGCCCTCTAAATATACCGAGAAGATCGCCGACATTTTGAAAGAACACCAGGCGGGGGGCACATTCTTTTTTGTAGGAAAAAACTTAAATAAGTACCCGGAATCCGTTCAATACGTGAAATCCAACGGGTACGCAATCGGCAGCCATGGTATGAATCATCTTGAACTCACCAAGCTATCTGATGTCAAGCAGAAGTATGAAATTATGCATCCCAACGAGCTTATTGAGAAGCTCATTGGGGAACCGGTTGTTCTCTTCCGGCCCCCTTATGGCGCCAAGGATGATTCCGTCATTGATGTAATCCGCGAACTTAACCACAAGATGGTACTGTGGGATGTAGATACTAAGGATTGGGAGAGCAGAGATGCTCAGAAAATCTACAACTCTGTTGCAAAGACAAACGTTAATGGATCAATTATCCTGCTCCACGAGTCCCAAGCCACACTAGATGCGCTGCCGCAAATCATTGAGTTTCTAAAAGAGCAAAATTTAGATATCGTGAACTTGCGATAA
- a CDS encoding glycoside hydrolase family 9 protein → MNMEQQGSIAVNQLGYRNKDAKIARIAGEGNRRFRLVNHVSGEEVWQGQTLSAFEDAASGIMVSWGDFSAWEQPGTYRIEDEDGQSSYPFMISDVVYEEAHQALLKAFYYFRCGVELEEEYAGPWKHAPCHLTPALVYGEEPRRIDAKGGWHDAGDYGKYVAPGAKAVADLLLAYECYPTAFAEPLPLPESDGVMPDVLHECRYELEWMLRMQDSETGGVFHKLTTLQFPGPDVMPEEDHAELYITPVSATATGCFAGVMAMAARVYAAYDASFAAACLQAAERAWAWLELHPDYPGFRNPPEISTGEYGDEQDMDERYWAAAELYRTTGESRYHQAFQQFARQEAFDKYELGWADMGGYGTISYLMSEQEQDPELAVRLQAGLQQRAAELAAVSSRDGFGISLKPEQYIWGSNMLVMNHAMLLLIADRLSGSPAFERHALEHIHYLLGANVMGISYVTGLGTRSILYPHHRPSEGDGVEAPVPGLVSGGPNYGKQDDYAREHLAGRAPAASFADVMESYATNEVTIYWNSPAVFVLSHFI, encoded by the coding sequence ATGAACATGGAACAGCAGGGCAGTATAGCCGTTAACCAGCTTGGTTATCGTAATAAAGATGCGAAAATTGCCAGGATTGCAGGAGAGGGGAACCGCCGCTTCCGGCTTGTGAATCATGTAAGCGGTGAGGAGGTTTGGCAGGGTCAGACGCTGTCTGCGTTCGAAGATGCAGCTAGTGGTATTATGGTGAGTTGGGGCGACTTTTCCGCTTGGGAACAGCCGGGTACATATCGGATTGAGGACGAAGACGGGCAGAGCTCTTATCCGTTTATGATCTCAGATGTCGTGTATGAGGAAGCTCATCAGGCGTTATTGAAAGCGTTCTATTACTTTCGCTGTGGAGTGGAGCTGGAAGAGGAATACGCTGGCCCATGGAAGCATGCGCCATGTCACCTCACACCTGCTCTCGTCTATGGAGAGGAGCCGCGGAGAATCGACGCTAAGGGAGGGTGGCATGATGCCGGGGATTACGGGAAATATGTAGCACCTGGTGCCAAGGCGGTAGCCGATTTGCTGTTGGCCTATGAGTGTTATCCGACAGCTTTTGCCGAGCCCTTGCCATTGCCGGAAAGCGATGGAGTTATGCCGGATGTGCTACACGAATGCCGCTATGAGCTGGAATGGATGCTTCGCATGCAGGATAGCGAGACAGGTGGCGTATTCCACAAACTGACGACATTGCAGTTCCCTGGCCCCGACGTAATGCCAGAGGAGGATCATGCCGAGCTGTACATTACGCCTGTTTCGGCGACTGCAACGGGATGCTTTGCCGGCGTTATGGCTATGGCCGCGCGGGTCTACGCTGCTTATGATGCATCCTTCGCTGCAGCATGTCTACAGGCAGCGGAACGGGCCTGGGCATGGCTGGAGCTTCATCCTGATTACCCGGGATTCCGCAACCCGCCGGAAATATCCACCGGGGAGTATGGTGATGAGCAGGATATGGATGAGCGCTATTGGGCAGCCGCCGAATTGTACCGCACTACTGGAGAGAGCCGCTATCACCAGGCGTTCCAGCAATTCGCCAGACAAGAAGCCTTTGATAAATACGAGCTGGGTTGGGCCGATATGGGCGGATACGGGACGATCTCTTACTTGATGTCCGAGCAGGAGCAGGACCCTGAGCTGGCTGTACGTTTACAAGCTGGCTTGCAGCAGCGTGCCGCTGAGCTTGCAGCGGTTAGTAGCCGAGACGGATTTGGCATATCGTTGAAGCCGGAGCAATATATTTGGGGCAGCAACATGCTGGTGATGAATCATGCGATGCTGCTGCTAATCGCTGACCGGCTGTCGGGCTCCCCAGCATTTGAGCGCCATGCGCTCGAGCACATTCATTATTTATTGGGTGCTAATGTGATGGGCATAAGTTATGTCACCGGGCTTGGCACTCGTTCGATTCTGTATCCGCATCATCGCCCCTCGGAAGGTGACGGAGTGGAAGCGCCAGTTCCCGGCTTGGTCTCGGGAGGCCCGAACTATGGCAAGCAAGATGATTATGCCCGCGAGCATCTGGCAGGAAGGGCTCCTGCCGCCTCTTTTGCCGATGTCATGGAGAGCTATGCTACCAATGAAGTTACAATTTATTGGAATTCACCCGCCGTATTCGTGCTATCACATTTTATATAA
- a CDS encoding MarR family winged helix-turn-helix transcriptional regulator, with translation MDKHALFQQFVAFTAAVHEISDHMTRDVRSEDITPLQYKILEYITINQPVTLSEISDCMHISMPNTSRELRKLSEKQLCDKVTDETDRRKQYIRLSKQGEMMMSEAFARVESRFAERIAHLSEEELQEIERALDLLHRRFFLLKLNKGPSHL, from the coding sequence ATGGACAAACATGCATTGTTCCAACAATTTGTGGCCTTTACCGCAGCCGTTCATGAAATATCCGATCATATGACTAGAGATGTTAGATCCGAAGATATTACACCCCTTCAATATAAAATACTGGAGTACATTACCATCAACCAACCCGTTACTCTGAGTGAAATCAGCGATTGTATGCATATCTCCATGCCGAATACGAGCCGGGAGCTGCGAAAGCTGAGCGAGAAGCAATTATGCGATAAAGTGACAGATGAAACAGATCGACGCAAGCAATATATCCGGTTGTCCAAGCAAGGGGAGATGATGATGAGCGAGGCTTTCGCGCGTGTGGAATCCCGCTTTGCCGAGCGAATTGCTCACCTCTCGGAGGAGGAATTGCAAGAGATCGAGAGAGCGCTTGATCTGCTGCATCGCAGGTTCTTTTTATTGAAGCTGAACAAAGGCCCCAGTCACCTGTGA